GGCGGGCCTCACTCCAGTAGCCCGCGTTGTAGGCGGGCTGGCCGCAGCAGGTCTGGGCTGGGGGAAAGTCTACCTCTACCCCCAGGTGCCGCAGGAGCTTGACCGCCGCCACCCCGGCTTCGGCGAAGAACTGATCGGCCAGACAGGTTACGAAGAGGGCTACCCGCATGGATAGGCTGAGTATACCGCCTCTTAGCCCAGCGCCGCCGGGCAGGGGGCGTAGAATGATAGCCGTGTTGATGCGACCCACCGAACTCTATGCCGATATATGGCGGCCTTACCCTGTTGGCCCCGACCACACCGTGGTAGGAAGGGTTCTGGTGGCCAAGGACTTCTACAGCCCAGAGCTGGACAACCACCGGGATCTTCTGGTGTACTTACCTCCCTCTTACGGTAGCGATGGGCGGCGCTACCCGGTGCTGTACATGCACGATGGGCAAAACCTCTTCGATAACTACACCAGCTACGTGGGCGAGTGGCGCGTAGACGAGACCATGGAGGGGCTGGCCAAAGAGGGCCTCGAGGCCCTCGTGGTGGGCATACCCAACGCAAGGGCCGAGCGCCTTCGCGAGTACAGCCCCTTTCCCGATCCTGAGCACGGCGGGGGCAAGGGCGAAGCCTATCTGGCGTTTATCGTCGAGACGATCAAGCCCCGGATCGACCGGGATTTTCGTACCCTGCCCACCCGCGAGCATACCTATGTGATGGGCTCGAGCCTGGGCGGCCTGATCAGCCTCTACGCCCTATTCCGTTACCCCGAGGTGTTCGGGGCGGCGGGGGTGGTGAGCCCGGCTTTTTGGTTTGCTAACCGCGCCATCTTCGACTATGTGGAGGGGCATGCGAGGGTGCCGGGGCGGGTGTACATGGATGTGGGGTTCAAGGAGGTAACCCGTTCCGAGGTCTCGAGCCGCCGCTACCTGGCCGAGGTGCGCCGGATGCACCGACTCTTGCAGCATAAAGGGCTGCGCCCCGGCCCCGATTATCTCTACGTGGAGGACCGTCAAGGCCAGCACAACGAGTCCGACTGGGCCCGGCGGCTGCCGGGGGCGTTGCGCTTCCTGCTGGGTAGGAGCGTTGGGGCGTCAGTCCTCTTCGATGTCGCTCAATAGGGGTAGGTACACGGTAAAGCGGGTATCCCCCGGCTTGGAAGTGACCTCGATCTTGCCCCCGTGGGCCATGGCGATCTGCCGGGCGATGGCCAGCCCCAGCCCGGTTCCGCCTTGGGGACCGCGGGCAAAGCGCTGGAAGAGCCGGGGCAGGATCTCCGGGTCGATGCCGGGACCGTCGTCGCGCACCGCGAACACCGCCCAGCCTTCGGGGGGGGTGCCCTGGGTAGGGGGTAGGGTCTCGAACGGGTCCAGGTTTTCCCGCCAGGCCATGACCCGCACCCCCTGAGGGCGCTCGGCGGCCCGCACCGCGTTGGAGATGAGGTTTCGCGCCAGTTGCATCAACCGGTCGGGGTCGCCCAGCACCTCCAGGTCTTCCTCGGGGAGGCGCAAGGTCACGCCGGGGTATTCCTGCACCACCTGCCTGAGCACCTCTCCTAAGCTCACGATGTGGGCGTTCACACTGCGCTCGGCCTCGCCCCGGGCCAGGGCCAAGAGGTCGCCCACCATGCGGGTCAGGTGCTCGGTGGTGCGTTTGGCCCCCTCGAGCGCGCTTTGTTCAGCCGGGTTGCGGGAGAGGCGCTCGAGGTAGCCGGTGAGCGAAGTCAGGGGGGTGCGCAGTTCGTGCGAGACCTCGGCCAGGAAAGCCCGCTCGCGCTCGCGGGCTTCGCGCACCGCAAAGAGCAGGCTATTCACCCGGTCCACGATGCGCCCTAGCTCGTCGGGGGGGCCGGGGTATCGGACCTCCGAGAGGTTTTCCGGCCCCCGGTTCTGGATGGCTCGGCTAGCCTCCTGCAAGGGGCGCAGGGTGAGCTGGGAGGTCACGATGATGAGGAGCACCCCCACCGGCAACAAGAAGAGGAGGCTCAGGGCCACGCTGCGCGCCACCTGGTCGGAAAGCGCGTAGATGTAACCGATATCCTGACTGAGCGCGATGGTGCCGAAGGAGACCCGCTGATAGGCGGCGATGAAACGCAGGCTGGTGTAG
The genomic region above belongs to Meiothermus sp. Pnk-1 and contains:
- a CDS encoding alpha/beta hydrolase, with protein sequence MRPTELYADIWRPYPVGPDHTVVGRVLVAKDFYSPELDNHRDLLVYLPPSYGSDGRRYPVLYMHDGQNLFDNYTSYVGEWRVDETMEGLAKEGLEALVVGIPNARAERLREYSPFPDPEHGGGKGEAYLAFIVETIKPRIDRDFRTLPTREHTYVMGSSLGGLISLYALFRYPEVFGAAGVVSPAFWFANRAIFDYVEGHARVPGRVYMDVGFKEVTRSEVSSRRYLAEVRRMHRLLQHKGLRPGPDYLYVEDRQGQHNESDWARRLPGALRFLLGRSVGASVLFDVAQ
- a CDS encoding cell wall metabolism sensor histidine kinase WalK; protein product: MSFRVRLTLIFTIVWGMLVLLAALAAQVGVTRGLFAYVENALLHDTEQLAKFYSAGLTGTAPLEGTGNINVSFYDLTGHRFLPREDNPEQIIPQEVILTAGNSPRIYTSLRFIAAYQRVSFGTIALSQDIGYIYALSDQVARSVALSLLFLLPVGVLLIIVTSQLTLRPLQEASRAIQNRGPENLSEVRYPGPPDELGRIVDRVNSLLFAVREARERERAFLAEVSHELRTPLTSLTGYLERLSRNPAEQSALEGAKRTTEHLTRMVGDLLALARGEAERSVNAHIVSLGEVLRQVVQEYPGVTLRLPEEDLEVLGDPDRLMQLARNLISNAVRAAERPQGVRVMAWRENLDPFETLPPTQGTPPEGWAVFAVRDDGPGIDPEILPRLFQRFARGPQGGTGLGLAIARQIAMAHGGKIEVTSKPGDTRFTVYLPLLSDIEED